The Dehalobacter sp. DNA window TGCAATTGCTAATACATTCTAGTCCTAGACCTGACCCTGCGGAGTTATATGTAGAACACATAAGGATATAATTTGTAGCACCTGGAACTGCTGCAGCTATAGCACTTGCTTCAGTTGACATATCGTTCATTTTGAAAATCTTACCGAAAAAGGTTGGCAAGGGATTATCGCCAATGCTTACATCTGATACAGAACCGCTTTTTATTCGTCTAGAAACTACCTTGACTGCATTAATAGAGTTAACACCATTTGGTAACGTGAATCCACCGGTTTTACTCCAATGACCAACAACAATGTCTCCATTCTCGTCATTTGCGTTGTTAAGGTTATTTGGCGGGGTGGTGTGGTTAGATGATTGAACCAAGAAAACGCTTTTTTTGGCTGCTATATTTGATGCAGCAAATCTCCATGCCTCTTTGCGAGCTGCAGATAGGTTATTGAAAGCAGCTATGTTTGTAGTAGCAGGTCTTTTAGGCAGTCTTGATACCCCAGCCAAAGATGCTGAATCAGCTGCATTCTGCAATTGAGTCGATGCCACATACTTATAACCGATATCAATAGCCAGTGCTGTGAAACCAACCAGCACAAAAAGAAGTATGGCCAAGTAGACAACGGCAATTCCTCGATTGCCTACAGGACTCACATATTTTTCGAGCAGTTTTGGAGTTTTCATTTACTACTCCTTTTCAGGGGAATTGCCCAGCCAGGAAAGTGTGATTTCTTGTCTATCTTTATGCAGTTTAGGTGTTGCAGCGCGATGAAAATCTCTGCAATTGTTTTTAAACCAAGACATCC harbors:
- a CDS encoding Tad domain-containing protein; translation: MKTPKLLEKYVSPVGNRGIAVVYLAILLFVLVGFTALAIDIGYKYVASTQLQNAADSASLAGVSRLPKRPATTNIAAFNNLSAARKEAWRFAASNIAAKKSVFLVQSSNHTTPPNNLNNANDENGDIVVGHWSKTGGFTLPNGVNSINAVKVVSRRIKSGSVSDVSIGDNPLPTFFGKIFKMNDMSTEASAIAAAVPGATNYILMCSTYNSAGSGLGLECISNCTYPKICAIAPRILDKGAGTPYANAFAWTSLSKQNTPNSYLDDLTCGRIFPNEDVCNGPVYTTGGQTSTLKALESAMYDPHYDISNKEFDNNGNVKAWWVIIPLINDCPPRVQPTPFHVDRFALIRIIQACGSGGGNACKGNNYKAPSCPFGQNNVLVIDRYSCMDCAQKERFIGLKWNLVK